In Xiphophorus hellerii strain 12219 chromosome 13, Xiphophorus_hellerii-4.1, whole genome shotgun sequence, the following proteins share a genomic window:
- the LOC116731575 gene encoding glutathione S-transferase A-like, whose translation MAESMFLLWGSGSTPSWRIMITLEEKKLQGYKQKLLSFEKEEHKSKEVLEINPRGQLPAFKHGDNIINESFGACLYLENQFKSQGNKLIPDNPTEQALMYQRMMEGLSLYEKLKLVAFYDFFVPEGERHDSALKRNKDNLVTELQLWERYLENVAADRYLAGGFSLADVVVFPSLACAFAYGLSAERYPKVAKYYNLLKDRPSIKATWPPKWFLIEQKSESLKDI comes from the exons ATGGCGGAGTCGATGTTTCTGCTGTGGGGCTCCGGATCCACTCCTAGCTGGCGCATCATGATCAccctggaggagaagaaactACAGGGatacaaacaaaaactgctgTCTTTTGAGAAAGAGGAGCATAAATCTAAAGAGGTTTTGGAAATCAACCCCAGAGGACAG CTTCCTGCCTTCAAACATGGAGACAACATAATCAATGAGTCTTTTGGAGCTTGTTTATACCTGGAG AATCAGTTCAAGTCTCAGGGCAACAAGCTGATCCCTGACAACCCTACAGAGCAAGCTCTGATGTATCAACGTATGATGGAGGGTCTCAGTCTATATGAGAAACTGA AACTGGTTGCCTTCTACGACTTCTTCGTCCCTGAAGGAGAGCGCCATGACTCTGCTCTGAAGAGAAACAAGGACAATCTGGTCACTGAGCTTCAACTCTGGGAGCGCTACCTGGAGAAC GTGGCTGCAGACCGCTACCTAGCAGGAGGATTCTCCTTGGCCGATGTTGTTGTCTTTCCAAGCCTTGCTTGCGCCTTCGCTTATGG gCTGTCTGCAGAGAGATACCCTAAAGTGGCCAAATACTACAACCTTCTGAAGGACAGACCCAGTATCAAAGCTACTTGGCCCCCAAAGTGGTTCCTAAttgaacaaaaatctgaaagccTGAAGGACATCTGA
- the LOC116731574 gene encoding glutathione S-transferase A-like, whose translation MAKSMTLLWGSGSPPCWRVMIALEEKKLQGYNSRLLSFDKEEIKSQEVFDINPRGQVPSFKHGDVIVNESYAACFYLESQFKSQGTKLIPDSTEEQALMYQRMFEGLTFYDKLTAVIFYEYYVPEGERLASAVKRRKEALSTELKLWEGFLHKTGSGSNLAGKSFTLADVVVFPTVATLFRFGLSEKRYPRLAEYYALLRERPSVKASWPPHWLENTKGQDTLNDV comes from the exons ATGGCCAAGAGCATGACTCTGCTGTGGGGCTCCGGCTCGCCTCCCTGCTGGAGGGTCATGATCGccctggaggagaagaagctGCAGGGCTACAACAGCAGACTGCTGTCCTTCGACAAAGAGGAGATCAAGTCTCAGGAAGTGTTTGACATCAATCCAAGGGGTCAG GTGCCGTCTTTTAAACATGGAGACGTAATTGTCAACGAATCCTACGCAGCCTGTTTTTACCTGGAG AGCCAGTTTAAGTCTCAGGGAACGAAACTGATCCCAGACAGCACTGAAGAACAAGCGCTGATGTACCAACGCATGTTTGAGGGCCTCACTTTCTACGACAAACTGA ctgcagttattttCTACGAGTACTACGTCCCCGAAGGCGAGAGGCTTGCCTCAGCTGTGAAGAGACGCAAAGAGGCTCTGAGCACGGAGCTCAAACTCTGGGAGGGCTTCTTGCACAAG aCGGGTTCTGGCTCTAACCTGGCAGGGAAGTCTTTCACGCTCGCAGATGTAGTCGTTTTTCCAACCGTTGCCACTCTTTTTAGATTTGG GTTGTCTGAAAAGCGTTACCCCAGACTGGCAGAGTACTACGCTCTGCTGAGGGAGAGGCCGAGCGTCAAGGCCAGCTGGCCTCCCCACTGGCTGGAGAACACCAAGGGTCAAGACACCCTGAATGACGTCtga
- the LOC116731576 gene encoding glutathione S-transferase A-like yields the protein MAKSMYLLWGSGSCPCWRVMITLEEKKLQGYKQKLLSFEKEEHKSKEVLEINPRGQLPTFKHGDDIINESTGACLYLENQFKSQGNKLIPDNPAEQALMYQRMMEGLTLYEKLNLVAFYDFYSPEGERHDSALKRNKDNLVTELQLWESYLENVAAGRYLAGGFSLADVVVFPSLAYAFRYGLSAGRYPKLAKYYSLLKDRPSIKATWPPKWFQIEQRSESLKDI from the exons ATGGCGAAGTCCATGTATCTGCTGTGGGGCTCCGGATCCTGTCCTTGCTGGCGCGTCATGATCAccctggaggagaagaaactACAGGGatacaaacaaaaactgctgTCTTTTGAGAAAGAGGAACATAAATCTAAAGAGGTTTTGGAAATCAACCCCAGAGGACAG CTTCCTACCTTCAAACATGGAGACGACATAATCAATGAGTCTACTGGAGCGTGTCTATACCTGGAG AATCAGTTCAAGTCTCAGGGAAACAAGCTAATCCCTGACAACCCCGCAGAGCAAGCTCTGATGTACCAACGTATGATGGAGGGTCTCACTCTATATGAGAAACTAA ACTTGGTTGCCTTCTACGACTTCTACTCCCCTGAAGGAGAGCGCCATGACTCTGCTCTGAAGAGAAACAAGGACAATCTGGTCACTGAGCTTCAACTCTGGGAGAGCTACCTGGAGAAC GTGGCTGCAGGCCGCTACCTAGCAGGAGGATTCTCTTTGGCCGACGTTGTCGTCTTTCCAAGCCTTGCTTATGCCTTCCGTTATGG GCTGTCTGCGGGACGTTACCCCAAACTGGCCAAATACTACAGTCTTCTCAAGGACAGACCCAGCATCAAAGCTACTTGGCCCCCAAAATGGTTCCAAATCGAACAAAGATCTGAAAGCCTGAAGGACATCTGA
- the LOC116731578 gene encoding glutathione S-transferase A-like: MAESMYLLWVSGSTPCWRIMITLEEKKLQGYKQKLLSFEKQEHKSKEVLEINPRGQLPTFKHGDNIINESVGACLYLENQFKSQGNKLIPDNPAEQALMYQRMMEGLPFLEKIELVAFYDFFVPEGERHDSALKRNKDNLVAELQLLERYLENVATDRYLAGGFSLADVVVYPNVAFAFAYGLSAERYPKLAKYYNLLKDRPSIKATWPPKWFLIEQKSESLKDI, encoded by the exons ATGGCGGAGTCCATGTATCTGCTGTGGGTGTCCGGATCCACTCCTTGCTGGCGCATCATGATCAccctggaggagaagaaactACAGGGatacaaacaaaaactgctgTCTTTTGAGAAACAGGAGCATAAATCTAAAGAGGTTTTGGAAATCAACCCCAGAGGACAG CTTCCTACCTTCAAACATGGAGACAACATAATCAATGAGTCTGTTGGAGCTTGTTTATACCTGGAG AATCAGTTCAAGTCTCAGGGAAACAAGCTGATCCCTGACAACCCCGCAGAGCAAGCTCTGATGTATCAACGTATGATGGAGGGTCTTCCCTTTCTTGAGAAAATAG AACTGGTTGCCTTCTACGACTTCTTCGTCCCTGAAGGAGAGCGCCATGACTCTGCTCTGAAGAGAAACAAGGACAATCTGGTCGCTGAGCTTCAACTCTTGGAGCGCTACCTGGAGAAC GTGGCTACAGACCGCTACCTAGCAGGAGGATTCTCCTTAGCCGATGTTGTCGTCTATCCAAATGTTGCTTTTGCCTTCGCTTATGG gCTGTCTGCAGAGCGATACCCTAAACTGGCCAAATACTACAACCTTCTGAAGGACAGACCCAGTATCAAAGCTACTTGGCCCCCAAAGTGGTTCCTAAttgaacaaaaatctgaaagccTGAAGGACATCTGA
- the LOC116731573 gene encoding glutathione S-transferase A-like, giving the protein MAQDMTLLWGSGSPPCWRVMIALEEKQLQGYNSVLLSFDKMEHKSQQVLDINPRGQVPSFKHGNVVVNESYAACFYLESRFKSQGTKLIPDGPEEQALMYQRMFEGLSLYDKLSAVIFYDYYVPEGERLESALKRNTETLVTELKLWEGYLEKLGSGSYLAGKDFTMTDVVVFPTVATAFRFGLSAGRYPKLGAYHALMKERPSIKASWPPHWLENPKGQDTLKDI; this is encoded by the exons ATGGCCCAGGACATGACTCTGCTGTGGGGCTCCGGCTCGCCTCCCTGCTGGAGG GTCATGATCGCCCTGgaggagaagcagctgcagGGCTACAACAGCGTCCTGCTGTCCTTCGACAAAATGGAGCACAAGTCCCAACAAGTGCTCGACATCAATCCCAGGGGGCAG GTTCCATCATTCAAACATGGAAATGTTGTTGTTAATGAATCCTATGCAGCCTGCTTTTACCTTGAG AGTCGGTTCAAATCCCAGGGAACCAAGCTGATCCCAGACGGACCCGAGGAGCAGGCGCTGATGTACCAGCGCATGTTTGAGGGCCTCTCGCTCTACGATAAACTGA GTGCGGTCATCTTCTACGACTACTACGTTCCCGAAGGGGAGCGGCTCGAGTCGGCTCTGAAGAGAAACACGGAGACCCTGGTCACTGAGCTCAAACTCTGGGAGGGTTACCTGGAGAAG CTGGGCTCTGGTTCTTACCTGGCAGGAAAGGATTTCACAATGACAGACGTGGTTGTTTTTCCAACCGTTGCTACTGCCTTCAGGTTTGG GCTCTCTGCTGGGCGTTACCCCAAACTGGGGGCGTACCACGCTCTGATGAAGGAGAGGCCCAGCATCAAGGCCAGCTGGCCTCCTCATTGGCTGGAGAACCCCAAGGGACAAGACACCCTGAAGGACATCTGA